In the genome of Leptospira sanjuanensis, one region contains:
- a CDS encoding toxin-antitoxin system, antitoxin component — MREEYDFSKGKRGVYSRDLKDLHFPVYLDPQLEEYYKKIALKKNKDLSTIVNTILQKEMELHNSLI; from the coding sequence ATGAGAGAAGAATACGATTTTTCAAAAGGCAAGCGTGGTGTTTACTCACGGGATTTAAAGGATCTTCATTTTCCGGTATATCTTGATCCGCAATTAGAAGAATACTATAAGAAAATCGCACTTAAGAAGAATAAAGATCTTAGTACAATTGTTAATACGATCTTACAAAAAGAAATGGAATTACACAATTCCTTAATTTAA
- a CDS encoding BrnT family toxin, with product MRFEWDLEKERINIQKHGLSFGEASLVFADPRTIYISDPDHSIDEVREIALGTIENITIAVVIFVDRSQNDEEIIRIISARPATNSEKAQYYSADI from the coding sequence GTGCGCTTTGAATGGGATCTTGAAAAAGAAAGGATAAATATTCAAAAGCATGGTCTTTCATTTGGAGAAGCATCATTAGTTTTTGCTGACCCGAGAACGATTTACATTTCTGATCCAGACCATTCTATTGATGAAGTAAGAGAAATTGCACTTGGGACAATTGAAAATATTACTATCGCGGTCGTAATTTTTGTTGATCGATCACAAAATGATGAAGAAATAATAAGGATCATATCGGCGAGGCCAGCTACAAATTCAGAAAAAGCTCAATACTACTCAGCTGATATCTAA
- a CDS encoding DUF6678 family protein: MSEEYLSVMNETKWKEIKLLMVNYSFLVYWRTKDLYTQHISNWDGEWFYHFTLGGYKTIELLEIKVVEEEKFEQVLADLKAIHVPGKINDKIITIYGYQKDQILNYL, from the coding sequence ATGTCAGAAGAATATTTATCAGTAATGAATGAAACCAAATGGAAAGAAATTAAACTTCTAATGGTAAATTACTCTTTCCTCGTTTATTGGAGAACAAAAGATCTTTACACTCAACACATTTCAAATTGGGATGGTGAGTGGTTTTATCATTTTACATTAGGTGGATATAAAACGATCGAGTTACTAGAAATCAAAGTCGTTGAAGAAGAGAAATTTGAACAAGTTTTAGCGGATCTTAAAGCAATTCACGTTCCCGGTAAAATAAATGATAAAATAATAACAATCTACGGCTATCAAAAAGATCAAATCTTGAATTATTTGTAA
- a CDS encoding DUF3916 domain-containing protein, translating to MLVATLIKLTEEFPEGSSDKEFWHFHIPVKKSFADSKRTPKKARKLLIQTLINRSEYLSTLKPSGNVFCKVVCIICKQELSRSQIIIFFNKEYFNSFFIRNDEEQVWILIETNEFDIKSMYNIPLRFSIKYYLENIYDGDVVWKDELLVIGELE from the coding sequence GTGCTCGTTGCGACACTTATTAAACTTACTGAGGAGTTCCCAGAAGGATCTTCAGACAAGGAATTTTGGCATTTTCATATACCTGTAAAAAAATCATTTGCCGATTCGAAGAGAACGCCGAAAAAAGCAAGAAAACTACTAATTCAAACACTCATTAATCGCTCAGAATATTTATCTACGTTAAAGCCTTCTGGGAATGTATTTTGCAAAGTGGTTTGTATTATCTGTAAGCAGGAATTGTCTAGATCTCAAATAATTATCTTTTTCAATAAAGAATATTTTAATAGCTTTTTTATCCGGAATGATGAAGAGCAAGTATGGATCCTAATAGAAACAAACGAATTCGATATTAAATCAATGTATAATATTCCATTAAGATTCAGTATTAAATACTACTTGGAAAATATATACGATGGTGATGTCGTTTGGAAAGATGAATTATTAGTCATAGGCGAGCTTGAATAG
- the vapC gene encoding type II toxin-antitoxin system tRNA(fMet)-specific endonuclease VapC — protein MIQYLLDTNICIYIINQKPESVYKKFKKIKFENIFISSITEFELKYGVQKSLHSEKNSRVLEDFLSYLNILPFVSEDTNKAAKVRVELEKVGKPIGPFDLLIGSQALSNKLTLVTNNEKEFNRIKDLKIENWL, from the coding sequence ATGATTCAATACTTATTAGATACAAATATTTGCATTTATATAATTAATCAAAAGCCAGAGTCGGTTTATAAAAAATTCAAAAAGATCAAATTTGAAAATATCTTTATTTCATCAATTACAGAATTTGAACTGAAGTATGGTGTTCAGAAAAGTCTACATTCTGAAAAGAATTCGAGAGTCTTAGAAGATTTTTTAAGTTATTTGAATATTCTTCCATTTGTTAGTGAAGACACGAATAAAGCTGCAAAAGTTCGAGTAGAATTAGAGAAAGTAGGGAAGCCAATTGGCCCTTTCGATCTTTTAATAGGTTCTCAGGCGTTATCGAATAAACTTACTCTTGTGACAAACAATGAGAAGGAATTTAATCGGATTAAAGATCTTAAAATTGAAAACTGGCTTTAA
- the vapB gene encoding type II toxin-antitoxin system antitoxin VapB: MNKAKIFKNGDSQAIRLPKDYRFKGKEVYIRKDGNNVILTPIDDAVDRFWNAVNNFSDDLVIDRNQPAEYDKRNRI; this comes from the coding sequence ATGAACAAGGCTAAAATTTTTAAAAATGGTGACAGTCAGGCAATTCGTTTGCCTAAAGATTATCGTTTTAAAGGTAAAGAGGTTTATATAAGGAAAGACGGGAATAATGTTATTTTAACACCAATAGATGATGCCGTTGATAGATTTTGGAACGCAGTTAATAATTTCTCAGATGATCTTGTAATTGATCGAAATCAACCAGCGGAGTATGACAAACGAAATAGAATATGA
- a CDS encoding homing endonuclease associated repeat-containing protein gives MKFELRDLHQKISDLDIIENLQSVAKNLQKDSLKIRDYSKKNGAKYSYQTAKKRFGSWERALHKARLNTEASIHGIEYGENSIRDEFLLKDIQEVALKLNNTKLTISEYDEYGKYGSTTLIKRFGGWNNAKKKANLEVGRHYNTSVEDYLENILNIWTYLGRQPRYEEVAKPLSKYHVSSYENKFGSWKAALESFVKFIDSDSFEKETESISEDVGPNESQLAKLEPPIHTSENEIKIKRSPRKINLRLRFFILKRDRFTCQACGKSPSKNPDIELNVDHILPWSKGGETAIENLQTLCFECNQGKSNVL, from the coding sequence ATGAAATTCGAATTAAGAGATTTACATCAAAAGATTTCGGATCTGGACATTATAGAAAACCTTCAGTCTGTAGCAAAAAATTTGCAAAAAGATTCATTAAAGATCAGAGACTATTCAAAGAAAAATGGGGCAAAATATTCCTACCAAACGGCTAAGAAACGATTCGGGAGTTGGGAGAGAGCGCTGCATAAAGCAAGATTAAATACTGAAGCAAGTATCCATGGCATTGAATACGGAGAAAATTCTATTAGAGATGAATTTTTACTTAAAGATATTCAAGAAGTAGCTTTAAAATTAAATAATACTAAGCTTACAATTTCTGAGTATGACGAGTATGGGAAATATGGGTCTACTACTTTAATTAAACGTTTTGGCGGATGGAATAATGCAAAGAAAAAAGCTAATTTGGAAGTGGGAAGGCATTATAATACTTCCGTTGAAGACTACTTAGAGAATATCTTAAATATTTGGACTTATTTAGGCAGACAACCTCGATACGAGGAAGTGGCTAAGCCACTATCTAAATATCATGTCAGCTCATATGAAAATAAATTTGGATCTTGGAAAGCTGCATTAGAATCATTTGTAAAATTTATCGATTCGGACTCTTTTGAAAAAGAAACCGAATCAATATCAGAAGATGTTGGTCCAAATGAATCCCAGTTAGCGAAATTGGAACCTCCGATTCATACAAGTGAAAATGAGATTAAAATAAAAAGAAGCCCTAGAAAAATTAATTTGAGGTTAAGATTTTTTATACTGAAACGAGACCGATTTACTTGCCAAGCCTGCGGAAAATCCCCTTCTAAAAATCCCGATATAGAACTTAATGTAGATCATATTCTACCCTGGAGTAAAGGTGGTGAAACAGCTATAGAAAATCTTCAAACTCTTTGCTTTGAATGTAACCAGGGCAAAAGTAATGTCTTATAA
- a CDS encoding toxin-antitoxin system HicB family antitoxin — MKTKASVLTIRIPSELKHKIEKVAEEQGVSINQLALYAFTKEIQDLETSQYFEKYYKGKTKKQIFADFRNVLSQINSDDKIPAWDKL, encoded by the coding sequence ATGAAAACAAAAGCTAGTGTATTGACTATTAGAATTCCTTCTGAATTGAAGCATAAAATTGAGAAAGTGGCTGAAGAGCAGGGTGTTTCAATAAATCAATTAGCACTTTACGCATTTACGAAAGAAATTCAAGATCTTGAAACTTCTCAATATTTTGAAAAATATTACAAAGGTAAAACTAAGAAACAAATTTTCGCAGATTTTAGAAATGTTCTTTCTCAGATCAATAGCGACGATAAAATTCCTGCTTGGGATAAATTATAA
- a CDS encoding putative toxin-antitoxin system toxin component, PIN family, giving the protein MKVVLDTNVLYQALRARKGASRAILELVFDQKIKLGLSIPVFKEYEEVLNRRTSKADLGINDKEIKKILGFIAYASYPQTIYFAFRPNLRDEDDNHFVELAIACNADYLITSNVKDYLIDNDLKFQDLKVITPSNFMNYWRENYENKS; this is encoded by the coding sequence TTGAAAGTCGTCTTAGATACAAATGTTCTTTATCAAGCGTTAAGAGCAAGAAAAGGGGCTTCCCGAGCAATTCTGGAATTAGTTTTCGATCAGAAAATTAAGTTAGGATTATCGATACCCGTCTTTAAAGAATATGAAGAAGTGCTAAATAGGCGGACTTCAAAAGCAGATTTAGGAATTAACGATAAAGAAATAAAAAAGATATTGGGATTTATTGCTTACGCAAGTTATCCGCAAACGATTTATTTTGCCTTTCGTCCAAACCTGCGCGATGAGGATGATAATCATTTTGTCGAACTTGCAATAGCCTGTAACGCGGATTATTTAATTACTAGTAACGTAAAAGATTATCTAATAGATAACGATTTAAAATTTCAAGATTTGAAAGTTATAACACCGTCGAATTTTATGAATTATTGGAGGGAGAATTATGAAAACAAAAGCTAG
- a CDS encoding DNA methyltransferase yields MSAKINSKTLFGNLNFQELHENNEFKEDSVREVIILPILNALGYKEGQIIRSKTLEHPFLKIGSNKKIPIKLIPDYLILIEENYALTLDAKSPDINIMDEDNIGQVYSYASHPEIRSTYFALCNGLEFALYRRESTNKPILLFQIEEIEHSWEKLSMLLSANSFQIGKNLSYDSLTIAKTGEFDYKLRPLLDEIPVRKQQAKRHFGVHGYFTKQAWNIVSDYIKNFSRPNDIILDPFGGSGVTAIEALMNNRKAISIDLNPMAVFIVKSLVSPIKLAFLSDSFQKIKKEYLEKEPKTKEDIKAALKKYPYPKGFPLPKGSDVETVEQLFSDKQLAQLALLKSIIKKEPDENIKNSLMVAFSSSVNKFNLTFHYTKSEGGGDSAPFRYYRYRMAPDPGELELMEIFETKFKRLADAKREMEYFINETTINNIEILKGTATNLKTIPKESIDYIYTDPPYGKKIPYLDLSVMWNAWLDLPVSEEDYEQEAIEGGEKEKTKENYNNLIAESIKEMYRVLKFDRWLSFVFAHKDPEFWHLIIDTAESCGFEYVGAVPQKNGQTSFKKRQNPFTVLSGQLIINFRKVTNPKAILKANLGMNIATIVMQTIEGIIAKNNGATLEQINDELIIKGLELGFLDLLKKEYTDLTPILLENFDYNEATEIFTIKKGMKFKTHIDVKLRIKYYLISFLTRMQRENKSTHFDEIILYILPLLKNGITPEKQTILSVLEDIAERVNEDSWKLKREESQPTLFNLS; encoded by the coding sequence ATGTCTGCAAAAATTAATTCAAAAACCCTGTTCGGAAATCTGAACTTTCAAGAATTACACGAAAATAATGAATTTAAAGAAGACAGCGTTAGAGAAGTAATAATACTTCCTATTTTGAATGCTCTCGGATACAAAGAAGGACAAATTATAAGAAGTAAAACGTTAGAGCATCCATTTCTGAAAATCGGCAGTAATAAGAAAATTCCAATTAAGCTAATTCCAGATTATCTAATTTTAATAGAAGAAAATTATGCCTTAACTCTAGATGCAAAATCTCCAGACATCAACATAATGGATGAAGATAATATTGGACAAGTTTACAGTTATGCATCACATCCTGAAATCCGCAGCACATATTTCGCTCTATGTAATGGTCTTGAATTTGCTCTATATCGAAGAGAATCAACAAATAAACCAATCCTTTTATTTCAAATAGAAGAAATCGAACATTCTTGGGAAAAACTATCAATGTTATTATCTGCTAATAGTTTTCAAATTGGTAAAAATCTTTCCTATGATTCATTAACTATCGCTAAAACTGGAGAATTCGATTATAAATTACGACCTTTACTAGATGAAATTCCGGTTAGAAAGCAACAAGCAAAAAGACATTTCGGAGTACATGGGTATTTTACAAAACAAGCCTGGAATATAGTCTCTGACTATATAAAAAATTTCAGTCGACCCAACGACATAATTTTGGACCCTTTTGGCGGCAGCGGAGTCACAGCCATTGAAGCTTTAATGAACAATCGAAAGGCAATAAGCATTGATCTAAATCCAATGGCAGTTTTTATAGTAAAGTCGTTGGTTAGCCCAATTAAATTAGCATTCCTGTCAGATTCCTTTCAAAAAATTAAAAAAGAATATTTGGAAAAAGAACCGAAAACCAAAGAAGATATCAAAGCAGCTTTAAAGAAATATCCCTATCCGAAAGGATTTCCTTTACCGAAAGGTTCCGATGTTGAAACTGTTGAGCAATTATTTAGTGATAAACAATTAGCTCAATTAGCGCTATTAAAATCCATAATCAAGAAAGAACCAGATGAAAATATAAAAAATTCACTAATGGTAGCTTTTTCAAGTAGCGTTAATAAATTTAATTTAACTTTTCATTATACTAAAAGTGAAGGTGGTGGTGATAGTGCCCCATTTCGTTATTATCGTTATAGAATGGCACCTGATCCGGGCGAATTAGAATTAATGGAAATCTTCGAAACTAAATTTAAAAGATTAGCTGATGCAAAAAGAGAAATGGAATATTTTATTAATGAAACTACAATTAATAATATCGAAATTCTAAAAGGAACAGCCACAAATCTAAAAACAATTCCTAAAGAAAGCATTGATTATATTTATACAGATCCTCCTTACGGAAAAAAAATACCATACTTAGACTTATCAGTTATGTGGAATGCTTGGCTCGACTTACCAGTCTCAGAAGAAGATTATGAACAGGAAGCCATTGAAGGCGGAGAGAAAGAAAAAACAAAAGAAAATTATAACAATTTAATCGCTGAAAGCATTAAAGAAATGTATCGTGTTTTAAAATTTGATAGATGGCTATCTTTTGTGTTTGCACATAAAGATCCAGAATTCTGGCATCTAATTATAGATACAGCTGAAAGTTGCGGCTTTGAGTACGTCGGAGCAGTTCCTCAAAAAAACGGACAAACCAGTTTTAAGAAACGACAAAATCCATTTACAGTTTTATCGGGCCAATTAATTATAAATTTTAGAAAAGTTACAAATCCAAAAGCAATCTTAAAAGCAAACTTAGGCATGAATATAGCTACAATAGTAATGCAAACCATTGAAGGCATAATTGCAAAAAATAATGGCGCTACATTAGAACAAATCAATGATGAATTAATTATAAAAGGCCTAGAATTGGGTTTTTTAGATCTATTGAAAAAAGAATACACTGATCTTACACCTATTCTCTTAGAAAATTTTGATTACAATGAAGCTACTGAAATTTTCACAATTAAAAAAGGAATGAAATTCAAAACTCATATAGATGTAAAACTAAGAATAAAATATTATTTGATTAGCTTCCTAACCAGAATGCAACGAGAAAACAAATCAACACACTTTGATGAAATTATTCTTTATATCTTACCTCTTTTAAAAAATGGAATTACGCCAGAAAAGCAAACCATACTCTCAGTTTTAGAAGACATCGCCGAGAGAGTTAACGAAGATTCTTGGAAATTAAAAAGAGAAGAATCACAACCAACCCTTTTTAATCTTTCTTAA
- a CDS encoding homing endonuclease associated repeat-containing protein produces MKYQLKDFHRNIPDNDLLDDVKNVAAKLGVTKLSSRDYDSNGGKFTSGTIIVRFGGWNKAVEKAGLSLVHLRNISEKDLFENIEYVWLKIGKQPVFRDIKSPISKYPRAQYVSRFGTWRKALESFIEFINTPSDENSVEELIGKSSPNDLTSEPIIKHKTKRYPSERLKVQVLMRDGNKCKLCGITLTGDNIHFDHIIPWSKGGETVLENLQVLCSKHNLAKSNLEYPKK; encoded by the coding sequence ATGAAATATCAATTGAAGGATTTTCATAGAAATATTCCAGATAATGATTTACTTGACGACGTTAAGAATGTCGCCGCCAAACTCGGCGTGACCAAGCTCTCATCGCGGGACTATGACAGCAACGGTGGCAAATTCACATCTGGGACAATTATCGTTCGTTTTGGTGGTTGGAACAAAGCAGTAGAAAAAGCAGGTTTAAGTTTAGTTCATTTAAGAAATATTTCAGAAAAAGACTTATTTGAAAATATTGAATATGTTTGGCTTAAAATAGGAAAGCAACCAGTTTTCAGAGATATTAAGTCGCCTATCTCTAAATACCCCCGCGCACAATATGTTTCACGATTCGGAACATGGAGAAAGGCTTTAGAATCGTTTATTGAATTTATTAATACTCCCAGTGATGAAAATTCTGTAGAAGAATTGATAGGAAAGAGTTCTCCAAATGATTTAACAAGTGAACCTATAATAAAACATAAAACCAAAAGGTATCCGAGTGAGCGATTAAAGGTTCAAGTTTTAATGCGTGATGGAAATAAATGCAAACTTTGCGGTATAACTTTAACAGGTGATAATATTCATTTTGACCATATTATTCCATGGTCAAAAGGTGGAGAAACGGTTTTGGAAAATTTACAAGTGCTTTGTTCAAAGCATAATCTCGCTAAAAGTAATTTAGAATATCCAAAGAAATAA
- a CDS encoding BrnA antitoxin family protein, whose translation MKTRKKIPSLKTESAEIDFWSKNDSTDYIDYSKAKKVSFPNLKPTTKMISLRLPEALIDRLKVMANKKDIPYQSLIKLLLSDKVEEELKR comes from the coding sequence ATGAAAACTCGTAAAAAAATACCGTCTTTAAAAACAGAGAGTGCAGAAATTGATTTTTGGTCAAAGAATGATTCTACTGACTATATCGATTATTCGAAGGCAAAAAAAGTATCTTTTCCGAATTTAAAGCCTACAACAAAAATGATTTCACTTAGATTGCCTGAAGCACTAATTGATAGATTGAAAGTTATGGCGAACAAGAAAGACATTCCGTATCAATCTTTAATAAAACTTTTGCTTTCAGATAAAGTAGAGGAAGAGCTTAAAAGATAG
- a CDS encoding BrnT family toxin produces MELPDLSQITGFDWDLGNIEKNWKKHKVKPGEIEEIFFNDPLLVIPDDYHSGKEDRYIVLGITNSGRKLFAVITIRKDKIRPISVREMTPRERKVYENS; encoded by the coding sequence ATGGAATTACCGGATTTAAGCCAAATTACAGGTTTTGACTGGGATTTAGGTAATATTGAAAAGAACTGGAAAAAGCACAAAGTAAAGCCAGGTGAAATAGAAGAAATCTTTTTTAACGATCCTTTACTTGTAATACCGGATGATTACCATTCAGGAAAAGAAGATCGATATATCGTTTTAGGGATTACGAATTCAGGGAGAAAGTTGTTCGCTGTAATAACGATTCGTAAAGATAAGATCCGTCCTATCTCAGTTCGTGAAATGACTCCTCGGGAAAGAAAAGTCTATGAAAACTCGTAA
- a CDS encoding type II toxin-antitoxin system YafQ family toxin: MKFNPSFTTQFNKDIKLQKKRKKDLGKLKEIMSLLIDGISLSSKHKDHKLTGNYKNRRECHIEPDWLLIYKLEGNLIIFERTGTHSDLFD, from the coding sequence ATGAAATTTAATCCTAGCTTTACAACTCAATTCAATAAAGATATTAAGTTACAGAAAAAGCGCAAAAAGGACTTAGGCAAACTTAAAGAAATCATGTCGCTACTGATTGATGGGATTTCACTAAGTTCAAAGCATAAAGATCATAAGTTAACTGGGAATTATAAGAATCGACGTGAATGTCATATTGAACCTGATTGGCTTTTGATCTACAAGTTAGAAGGCAATTTAATCATATTTGAAAGAACTGGAACACATTCGGATTTATTCGATTAA
- a CDS encoding type II toxin-antitoxin system RelB/DinJ family antitoxin produces the protein MAKTAMIRARVEGNLKKDVENILDHLGISASEAINIFYHQIKLSKGLPFPVKLPNKVTQKTFEATDKKKGIKSFKSKEELFTKLGI, from the coding sequence ATGGCAAAAACAGCAATGATTCGGGCGAGAGTTGAAGGGAATTTAAAAAAGGACGTAGAAAACATACTCGACCATTTAGGTATTTCTGCTTCAGAAGCTATCAATATTTTTTATCATCAAATTAAACTTAGTAAAGGTTTACCATTTCCAGTTAAACTACCAAATAAAGTAACGCAAAAGACTTTTGAAGCCACTGATAAAAAGAAAGGAATAAAGTCTTTTAAATCTAAAGAGGAATTATTCACGAAGCTGGGAATATGA
- a CDS encoding type II toxin-antitoxin system VapC family toxin, producing the protein MIKAIIDTGPIVAFFDESDVYCNSIRLFLKDFKGRLFTTIAVVTEVSYLLSDNKQVQNSFIEWIKDGAVTILNQDNEHFPFIHYYMEKYSDRPMDFTDASLVSLSEIYGIKDILTLDSDFLFYKTKKGKALNILNFEMIKA; encoded by the coding sequence ATGATCAAAGCAATTATTGATACTGGACCTATTGTTGCCTTTTTCGATGAATCAGATGTTTATTGTAACAGCATCAGATTGTTTCTCAAGGATTTCAAAGGAAGATTATTTACGACTATTGCCGTGGTAACAGAAGTTTCATATTTATTATCTGATAATAAGCAAGTTCAGAATTCATTCATTGAATGGATTAAAGACGGAGCGGTTACAATTTTAAATCAGGATAATGAGCATTTCCCATTTATACATTATTATATGGAAAAATATTCAGATCGCCCGATGGATTTTACGGATGCTTCTCTTGTTAGCCTTTCCGAAATATATGGAATTAAAGATATTTTAACTTTGGACAGTGATTTCCTTTTTTACAAAACGAAAAAAGGAAAAGCATTAAATATTCTTAATTTTGAAATGATTAAGGCTTAA
- a CDS encoding ribbon-helix-helix domain-containing protein, translated as MISLRLPPELEKKLSEVAKIENKSKSEVLKESLVYYIDNFAKKPSAYELGKKYFGQYKSEISDKSVNHQKYIKDAILKKQKGK; from the coding sequence ATGATTAGTCTTCGATTACCCCCGGAATTAGAAAAGAAACTGTCAGAAGTAGCTAAAATTGAAAATAAAAGCAAATCAGAAGTTCTTAAAGAGTCTTTAGTTTATTACATTGATAATTTTGCGAAAAAGCCATCGGCCTATGAATTGGGTAAAAAATACTTTGGTCAATATAAGAGTGAGATTTCAGATAAATCGGTAAATCATCAAAAGTATATTAAAGATGCAATATTGAAAAAGCAAAAAGGCAAATGA
- a CDS encoding HigA family addiction module antitoxin produces the protein MNKRKPTHPGEVLLEDVIKPLGLTITEAAKDLGISRKTLSEIVNSKSSITPETAIRIALATNTSPESWLNMQTKLDLWNALQDKPKNVIKFPISA, from the coding sequence ATGAATAAAAGAAAACCAACGCATCCAGGGGAAGTATTATTGGAAGACGTAATCAAACCATTGGGTTTGACTATTACAGAAGCGGCAAAAGATTTAGGGATATCACGTAAAACACTTTCTGAGATCGTCAATTCCAAAAGTTCAATTACTCCTGAAACAGCAATTAGGATTGCATTAGCGACTAATACTTCTCCCGAAAGTTGGCTTAATATGCAGACTAAATTAGATTTATGGAATGCTTTACAAGATAAACCTAAGAATGTGATTAAATTTCCAATTTCTGCTTAG
- a CDS encoding type II toxin-antitoxin system RelE/ParE family toxin — protein MILSFKHKGLEQYFETGSKKGIQPDHAGKLGRILDRLDASLNPKDMDLPSFKLHQLKGKEQDRWSVWVNGNWRIIFEFEGENAILVDYEDYH, from the coding sequence TTGATACTTTCATTTAAACATAAAGGTTTAGAGCAGTATTTTGAAACCGGCAGTAAGAAAGGAATTCAACCGGATCACGCAGGTAAGTTAGGTAGAATTTTAGATAGATTAGACGCTTCATTAAATCCAAAGGATATGGATTTACCTTCATTTAAATTGCATCAACTTAAAGGTAAGGAGCAAGATCGATGGTCGGTCTGGGTAAATGGAAATTGGCGTATTATATTTGAATTCGAAGGTGAAAACGCAATCTTAGTCGATTACGAAGATTATCATTAG